One Angustibacter luteus genomic window carries:
- a CDS encoding ABC transporter permease gives MSRSEAPSRPGSAGAPALRLLGSELGLLLGRLRIRAGLVVLAAVPVLIAVVVRTFGGPDNPGEGPPFLSDVTQNGLFIAFTALTVELPLFLPLAIGVVAGDSIAGEAQQGTLRYLLVAPAGRTRLTLVKLVSVLIFCLVAAFTVAVTAWVVGAALFPLHDVPLLSGGTISAGEALWRGVGVAVYVGLSLAGLSAIGVFVSTMTDVPIAAMASTVGLAITSQILDAIPQVSAIHPWLPTHYWLAFGDLLREPVDLSVMGRGLALQLAYVVVFGAAAWARFTTRDVLS, from the coding sequence ATGTCGCGGAGTGAGGCACCGTCCCGGCCGGGGTCGGCCGGCGCACCCGCCCTGAGGCTGCTCGGCAGCGAGCTCGGGCTGCTGCTGGGGCGCCTGCGGATCCGGGCCGGACTGGTGGTGCTCGCCGCCGTGCCCGTGCTGATCGCCGTCGTCGTGCGGACCTTCGGTGGTCCCGACAACCCGGGCGAGGGCCCGCCGTTCCTGTCCGACGTCACCCAGAACGGGCTGTTCATCGCGTTCACCGCGCTGACCGTGGAGCTGCCGCTGTTCCTGCCGCTGGCGATCGGGGTGGTCGCGGGCGACAGCATCGCCGGCGAGGCGCAGCAGGGCACCCTGCGCTACCTGCTCGTCGCCCCCGCCGGGCGCACCCGGCTCACCCTGGTCAAGCTGGTGTCGGTGCTGATCTTCTGCCTGGTCGCCGCGTTCACGGTGGCGGTGACGGCGTGGGTGGTCGGCGCGGCGCTGTTCCCGCTGCACGACGTGCCGCTGCTGTCCGGCGGCACGATCAGCGCTGGGGAGGCGCTCTGGCGTGGTGTCGGCGTGGCCGTCTACGTGGGGCTCTCGCTGGCCGGTCTCAGCGCGATCGGCGTGTTCGTGTCGACCATGACGGACGTGCCGATCGCGGCCATGGCCAGCACGGTCGGACTGGCCATCACCAGCCAGATCCTGGACGCCATCCCACAGGTGTCCGCCATCCACCCGTGGTTGCCCACGCACTACTGGCTGGCGTTCGGTGACCTGCTGCGCGAACCCGTCGACCTGAGCGTGATGGGCCGAGGTCTGGCCCTGCAGCTCGCCTACGTCGTCGTCTTCGGTGCCGCGGCCTGGGCGCGGTTCACAACCCGGGACGTGCTCTCCTGA
- a CDS encoding thiolase family protein, with the protein MPATARLLTPDPTDPRTPVVVAARRTPVGTAGRSLAAVDVVGLTAPVLRALAGDLGDLAGHPDVVDEVVLGNCMGPGGDPARVAALAAGLGLAVPGLTVDRQCGSGLEAISLAALHVAAGDRLVLAGGVESASTAPTRLALQPDGSRVPYDRARFSPDDIGDPGMGEAADALALARGVSRERQDAYAVRSHRRALGASAAGWFDAELVPIGAVERDERPRAGLDPTRLARFRPAFGPDGTATAGNSCGISDGAAAVAVVDESTRRALDLPGLAIRATASTGVHPALPGLGPVPAVEAVLKATGLDWDDIGALEVTEAFAAQLLACTDEWGLDPLGADAERVCPEGGAIALGHPWGASGALLVVRLFSQLVRRGGPRFGLAACAVGGGQGVAMLVERVG; encoded by the coding sequence ATGCCTGCCACCGCTCGACTGCTCACCCCGGACCCGACAGATCCACGGACTCCCGTGGTCGTCGCGGCCCGGCGTACGCCGGTGGGCACGGCCGGGCGCTCCCTCGCCGCCGTGGACGTCGTCGGGCTGACGGCCCCGGTGCTGCGGGCACTCGCGGGCGACCTGGGCGACCTGGCCGGCCACCCGGACGTCGTGGACGAGGTCGTGCTGGGCAACTGCATGGGGCCGGGGGGCGACCCCGCGCGAGTCGCTGCACTGGCGGCCGGCCTCGGGCTCGCCGTCCCCGGGCTGACCGTGGACCGGCAGTGCGGCAGCGGCTTGGAGGCAATCAGCCTGGCGGCCCTGCACGTCGCCGCCGGCGACCGGCTGGTCCTGGCCGGAGGGGTGGAGAGCGCCAGCACCGCGCCGACCCGCCTGGCCCTGCAGCCGGACGGCAGCCGGGTCCCCTACGACCGGGCGCGGTTCTCGCCGGACGACATCGGTGACCCGGGCATGGGCGAGGCGGCCGACGCCCTGGCTCTGGCGCGCGGGGTCAGCCGGGAGCGGCAGGACGCGTACGCCGTCCGCTCGCACAGGCGGGCCCTTGGCGCGTCGGCTGCGGGCTGGTTCGACGCCGAGCTGGTGCCGATCGGCGCGGTCGAGCGGGACGAGCGGCCCCGGGCCGGTCTCGACCCGACCCGGCTCGCCCGGTTCCGTCCCGCGTTCGGCCCCGACGGCACCGCGACCGCCGGCAACTCCTGCGGGATCAGCGACGGCGCCGCGGCCGTCGCCGTGGTCGACGAGTCCACCCGGCGCGCCCTCGACCTGCCGGGGCTGGCGATCCGCGCGACCGCCTCGACCGGCGTCCACCCGGCGCTGCCCGGGCTCGGGCCGGTGCCCGCGGTCGAGGCCGTGCTCAAGGCGACGGGCCTCGACTGGGACGACATCGGCGCGCTCGAGGTCACCGAGGCCTTCGCCGCCCAGCTGCTGGCGTGCACCGACGAGTGGGGGCTGGACCCCCTGGGGGCGGACGCCGAGCGGGTCTGCCCCGAGGGCGGCGCGATCGCGCTCGGGCATCCCTGGGGAGCCAGCGGCGCCCTGCTCGTGGTGCGGTTGTTCAGCCAGCTGGTCCGCCGCGGCGGCCCGCGGTTCGGGCTGGCCGCCTGCGCGGTGGGTGGCGGCCAGGGCGTGGCGATGCTCGTGGAGCGGGTCGGATGA
- a CDS encoding energy-coupling factor transporter transmembrane protein EcfT: MIGLYRPGTSLLHRCPPGLKLLMLLVGTTALVAVRSVTAVLVGAVVVLVGYAVAGWGPRVVAAQAWPLRWFVVFLVPFQWWSGGWPAVVVVVGTLLVTVAGAALVTLSTRVTQMLDVVVTLLGPLRRFGVDPDRVGLVFALTVRAVPVLAGTYAQSRDARRARGLERSPRALLVPLVLRTLRHADQLGEALAARGVDD; this comes from the coding sequence GTGATCGGGCTCTACCGTCCCGGCACGTCGCTGCTGCACCGCTGCCCGCCGGGCCTGAAGCTGCTCATGCTGCTGGTCGGGACGACGGCCCTGGTGGCCGTCCGCTCGGTCACCGCGGTCCTGGTGGGGGCGGTGGTGGTGCTGGTCGGCTACGCCGTCGCCGGCTGGGGGCCGCGCGTCGTCGCGGCGCAGGCCTGGCCGCTGCGCTGGTTCGTCGTCTTCCTGGTGCCGTTCCAGTGGTGGTCCGGCGGCTGGCCGGCCGTCGTGGTCGTCGTGGGCACCCTGCTGGTCACCGTCGCGGGCGCCGCCCTGGTGACCCTCTCGACGCGGGTGACCCAGATGCTCGACGTCGTGGTGACGCTGCTGGGGCCGCTGCGCCGCTTCGGGGTCGACCCGGACCGCGTCGGCCTCGTCTTCGCGCTGACCGTCCGGGCGGTCCCGGTGCTGGCCGGGACGTACGCCCAGTCCCGCGACGCCCGGCGGGCCCGCGGCCTGGAACGCAGCCCGCGTGCCTTGCTGGTGCCGCTGGTGCTGCGCACCCTGCGGCACGCCGACCAGCTCGGCGAGGCCCTGGCCGCCCGCGGCGTGGACGACTGA
- a CDS encoding DUF6325 family protein, which produces MPSTLDVTSIGPVDVAVIAFETDGLNGQVAPALAELQRSGTVRIIDLAFVVRADDGSTAIIEIEDSDVYDAFGEIAQDEHFDLLNDEEILEIAGALEPGQGALVIVWENSWAAKLATAIRDSGGVVVALERVPLVDVLRAIAALEEAEA; this is translated from the coding sequence ATGCCCAGCACCTTGGATGTGACGTCGATCGGCCCGGTCGACGTGGCGGTCATCGCCTTCGAGACCGACGGCCTGAACGGTCAGGTCGCCCCAGCCCTCGCCGAGCTGCAGCGAAGCGGCACGGTGCGCATCATCGACCTCGCCTTCGTGGTGCGGGCCGACGACGGCAGCACCGCGATCATCGAGATCGAGGACTCGGACGTGTACGACGCGTTCGGCGAGATCGCCCAGGACGAGCACTTCGACCTGCTCAACGACGAGGAGATCCTGGAGATCGCCGGCGCCCTGGAGCCGGGCCAGGGTGCTCTGGTCATCGTGTGGGAGAACTCGTGGGCCGCCAAGCTGGCCACCGCGATCCGCGACTCCGGTGGGGTCGTCGTCGCGCTGGAGCGGGTACCCCTCGTCGACGTGCTGCGAGCGATCGCAGCCCTGGAAGAAGCAGAGGCCTAG
- a CDS encoding nitroreductase family deazaflavin-dependent oxidoreductase — protein sequence MQDYRHTNAFYRVTRRLVALAPVSWLLARTVHHVDPHVGRLTKGRATLTSLVTGMDVAELTTRGARSGLPRQVPLCGFPTPSGFVVVASNFAQHAHPAWYYNLLAHPQAELEIRGQTRAVTARLTSGDERARLWDEAVSIYPGWTQYQQRAAHREIGVFVLSEGV from the coding sequence GTGCAGGACTACCGCCACACCAACGCCTTCTACCGGGTCACCCGACGCCTCGTCGCGCTCGCGCCAGTCAGCTGGCTGCTCGCCCGGACGGTGCACCACGTCGACCCGCACGTGGGGCGGCTCACCAAGGGGCGGGCCACCCTCACCAGCCTGGTGACCGGCATGGACGTCGCCGAGCTGACCACTCGCGGCGCCCGCAGCGGCCTGCCCCGGCAGGTGCCGTTGTGCGGCTTCCCCACCCCGTCGGGATTCGTCGTCGTCGCCTCGAACTTCGCCCAGCACGCGCACCCAGCCTGGTACTACAACCTGCTCGCCCACCCGCAGGCCGAGCTGGAGATCCGCGGCCAGACGCGCGCCGTGACCGCCCGGCTGACCTCGGGGGACGAGCGGGCGCGGCTGTGGGACGAGGCCGTGTCGATCTACCCCGGTTGGACGCAGTACCAGCAGCGCGCGGCGCACCGCGAGATCGGCGTCTTCGTGCTGTCCGAGGGGGTCTGA
- a CDS encoding ABC transporter ATP-binding protein — protein MIRLDAVSHRYGDHPVLADIDLELGERRIAVIGANGSGKSTLARLLNGLVVPTSGRVSVDGLDTRRDGAAVRRRVGFVFTDPDAQIVMPTVGEDVEFSLRRQGLDAGQRAERVADVLARFGLAGLADRPAHLLSGGQKQLLALAAVLVTEPDVLVCDEPTTLLDLRNAARIAAMLAALPQQVVLVTHQLDLVLDYERVLVVDEGRIAYDGAGSEAVERYRALVGAS, from the coding sequence ATGATCCGGCTGGACGCGGTCAGCCACCGCTACGGCGACCACCCGGTGCTCGCCGACATCGACCTCGAGCTCGGTGAGCGGCGGATCGCGGTGATCGGGGCCAACGGGTCGGGCAAGTCCACCCTGGCCCGGCTGCTCAACGGGCTGGTCGTGCCGACGTCCGGGCGGGTCAGCGTGGACGGGCTGGACACCCGCCGCGACGGCGCCGCCGTCCGCCGCCGGGTCGGCTTCGTCTTCACCGACCCGGACGCCCAGATCGTGATGCCCACCGTCGGCGAGGACGTCGAGTTCTCGCTGCGTCGGCAGGGTCTGGACGCCGGACAGCGGGCCGAGCGGGTCGCCGACGTCCTGGCGCGGTTCGGCCTGGCCGGTCTGGCGGACCGTCCGGCGCACCTGCTGTCCGGCGGGCAGAAGCAGCTGCTGGCGCTGGCGGCCGTCCTGGTCACCGAGCCCGACGTGCTGGTCTGCGACGAGCCGACCACCCTGCTGGACCTGCGCAACGCGGCCCGGATCGCCGCGATGCTCGCCGCACTCCCCCAGCAGGTCGTGCTGGTGACCCACCAGCTCGACCTGGTCCTGGACTACGAGCGGGTGCTCGTGGTGGACGAGGGACGGATCGCCTACGACGGTGCCGGGAGCGAGGCCGTCGAGCGGTACCGGGCGCTGGTCGGCGCGTCGTGA
- a CDS encoding metal-sulfur cluster assembly factor, producing MTDTTTDSPAGALPPTVADVEEALHDVVDPELGINVVDLGLVYGVTVDQHAHTVIDMTLTSAACPLTDVIEDQTAQALEGLTSGYRINWVWMPPWGPDKITDDGREQLRALGFNL from the coding sequence ATGACCGACACCACGACCGACAGCCCGGCCGGCGCCCTGCCGCCCACGGTGGCGGACGTCGAGGAGGCCCTGCACGACGTCGTCGACCCCGAGCTCGGCATCAACGTGGTCGACCTCGGCCTCGTCTACGGGGTCACCGTCGACCAGCACGCCCACACCGTCATCGACATGACCCTGACCAGCGCGGCCTGCCCGCTGACCGACGTCATCGAGGACCAGACCGCCCAGGCGCTCGAGGGCCTGACCAGCGGTTACCGGATCAACTGGGTCTGGATGCCGCCGTGGGGCCCGGACAAGATCACGGACGACGGCCGGGAGCAGCTCCGCGCGCTGGGCTTCAACCTCTGA
- a CDS encoding biotin transporter BioY, translating into MSAPRSSARDLALIASFAALIAVLGLPGSISLFGNAVPITLQTLGVMLAGSILGWRRGFLAVLVFLVLVAAGLPLLAGGRGGLAVFTGPSAGYLIGWPIGAAVIGWLVERKLPAYPVWWGFTANIIGGIGVIYLIGIPVQAEVLGTKTVVATAISALVYLPGDLAKAVIATFVAAGVHRGYPNVLPAPHREREVAESAH; encoded by the coding sequence ATGTCCGCACCCCGCTCATCCGCCCGCGATCTCGCCCTCATCGCCTCGTTCGCCGCCCTCATCGCGGTGCTCGGGCTGCCCGGGTCGATCAGCCTGTTCGGCAACGCCGTGCCGATCACGCTGCAGACGCTGGGCGTGATGCTGGCGGGCTCGATCCTCGGGTGGCGGCGCGGGTTCCTCGCGGTCCTGGTCTTCCTCGTGCTGGTCGCCGCCGGCCTGCCCCTGCTGGCCGGCGGGCGGGGTGGCCTCGCGGTGTTCACCGGCCCTAGCGCCGGCTACCTGATCGGCTGGCCGATCGGCGCCGCCGTGATCGGCTGGCTGGTCGAGCGCAAGCTGCCCGCCTACCCCGTCTGGTGGGGGTTCACCGCCAACATCATCGGCGGCATCGGCGTGATCTACCTGATCGGCATCCCCGTGCAGGCCGAGGTGCTGGGCACCAAGACGGTCGTGGCGACCGCGATCAGCGCGCTCGTCTACCTCCCGGGCGACCTCGCGAAGGCGGTCATCGCCACCTTCGTCGCGGCTGGCGTCCACCGCGGCTACCCGAACGTGCTGCCCGCACCCCACCGCGAGCGTGAGGTCGCCGAGTCGGCGCACTGA
- a CDS encoding acVLRF1 family peptidyl-tRNA hydrolase, which yields MNQSLPPGERLVEVSPARLRRWITGFEESHGRSTFTVTDGALDLLGMDGSTARCASLVPFSGSADALPDDFLAHIEQDHTVVLLLLRRGGYGVGVLQGGALAASKVGTRYVQSRTAAGGWSQHRFARRRDNQAAGLVDTAAATAVRVVLGEDGREPPSGAVVVTGGDRTMVDRLLEDRRLAKLAALPRLRHLDVPDPRDDVLRQSAQRAVAVQIQVHNA from the coding sequence CTGAACCAGAGCCTGCCGCCCGGTGAGCGCCTCGTCGAGGTCTCGCCGGCGCGCTTGCGCCGGTGGATCACCGGCTTCGAGGAGAGTCACGGCCGGTCGACGTTCACCGTCACGGACGGCGCGCTCGACCTCTTGGGCATGGACGGCTCGACCGCGCGGTGTGCGTCGCTGGTGCCGTTCTCCGGCTCGGCCGACGCGTTGCCGGACGACTTCCTGGCGCACATCGAGCAGGACCACACGGTCGTGCTCCTGCTGCTGCGTCGCGGCGGCTACGGGGTCGGTGTGCTCCAGGGCGGCGCGCTGGCGGCGTCCAAGGTCGGCACCCGTTACGTGCAGTCGCGCACGGCCGCCGGTGGCTGGTCCCAGCACCGCTTCGCCCGCCGCCGGGACAACCAGGCAGCGGGGCTGGTCGACACCGCGGCCGCGACCGCGGTGCGGGTGGTGCTCGGCGAGGACGGCCGGGAACCGCCGTCCGGCGCCGTCGTGGTGACGGGCGGGGACCGCACCATGGTGGACCGGCTGCTCGAGGACCGGCGCCTGGCCAAGCTCGCGGCCCTGCCGCGGCTGCGGCACCTCGACGTCCCCGACCCGCGCGACGACGTCCTGCGCCAGTCCGCGCAACGCGCGGTTGCCGTGCAGATCCAGGTGCACAACGCCTGA
- the sufU gene encoding Fe-S cluster assembly sulfur transfer protein SufU, with amino-acid sequence MDLYKELILEHSKAPHGAGLRAPFGVEVHHVNTTCGDEVTLRVRLGGDAGAPVVDDVSYDAVGCAISTASTSMLHDLVSGQPLDQAQRAFEAMRAMLTSRGDDHGDEDVVGDGVALSGVAKYPARVKCALLGWMALQDALTQAVGAPDKIDDDKHQDHTEEISR; translated from the coding sequence ATGGATCTATACAAGGAGCTCATCCTCGAGCACTCCAAGGCCCCGCACGGCGCTGGCCTGCGCGCTCCCTTCGGGGTCGAGGTGCACCACGTCAACACCACCTGTGGCGACGAGGTGACCCTGCGCGTCCGGCTCGGCGGCGACGCCGGAGCGCCGGTGGTCGACGACGTCTCCTACGACGCGGTGGGCTGCGCGATCAGCACGGCGTCCACGTCGATGCTGCACGACCTGGTCAGCGGTCAGCCGCTGGACCAGGCGCAGCGGGCGTTCGAGGCGATGCGCGCCATGCTGACCAGCCGCGGCGACGACCACGGGGACGAGGACGTCGTCGGGGACGGCGTGGCGCTCAGCGGGGTCGCGAAGTACCCGGCCCGCGTCAAGTGCGCGCTGCTGGGATGGATGGCTCTGCAGGACGCGTTGACCCAGGCGGTCGGCGCCCCCGACAAGATCGACGACGACAAGCACCAGGACCACACCGAGGAGATCTCCCGATGA
- a CDS encoding AMP-binding protein: MDVETPAPEDLLARLSTRLDDGTAGPLAVLDPRWPEPLRRSARDQLAAARAAGRLHEGDLVLFTSGATGRARGVVRTVESWRASLAPLTDLTGISATDDVWLPLPLSSSLSLYGGLHAVSVGAAVTRTRTLPPAATAAHLVPTLLDESCARAETGTPTRLRTVVVAGAVLSPGLRARAERLGWDVVEYYGAAELSFVGWRRGGGPMHDFPGARTRLDDDDRLWASSPYLARGYLDADPGGALQRDGEWATVGDLARLDRDGWRVLGRGSAAVTTGGHTVLVEDVEAALAALPGVLDVAVTGQPHPRFGQVVTAVLVVEDGVRRRDLAGRLGALPAPARPRRWLRATTIARTDTGKIRREEIARSADDLPPLP; this comes from the coding sequence GTGGACGTCGAGACGCCGGCCCCGGAGGACCTGCTGGCTCGGCTGTCCACCCGCCTGGACGACGGCACCGCTGGCCCGCTGGCGGTCCTGGACCCGCGGTGGCCCGAGCCGCTGCGCCGGTCGGCCCGCGACCAGCTCGCCGCGGCGCGCGCGGCGGGGCGGCTGCACGAGGGCGACCTGGTCCTGTTCACCTCCGGCGCCACGGGCCGAGCGCGCGGTGTGGTGCGGACCGTCGAGTCGTGGCGGGCGAGCCTGGCCCCGCTGACGGACCTCACCGGCATCAGCGCGACGGACGACGTCTGGCTGCCACTCCCACTCTCGTCGTCGCTGTCGCTTTACGGCGGCCTGCACGCGGTCAGCGTGGGAGCAGCGGTCACCCGGACCAGGACGCTGCCGCCCGCCGCCACAGCCGCCCACCTGGTCCCGACCCTGCTCGACGAGTCCTGCGCCCGGGCCGAGACCGGGACGCCGACCCGGCTGCGCACCGTGGTGGTCGCCGGTGCTGTCCTGTCCCCCGGTCTGCGGGCGCGGGCCGAGCGGCTGGGCTGGGACGTCGTGGAGTACTACGGCGCCGCGGAGCTCTCCTTCGTCGGCTGGCGCCGTGGCGGTGGACCGATGCACGACTTCCCCGGCGCCCGAACCCGGCTGGACGACGACGACCGACTCTGGGCCAGCTCGCCCTACCTGGCTCGCGGCTACCTGGACGCCGATCCCGGCGGTGCCCTCCAGCGGGACGGCGAGTGGGCCACCGTGGGCGACCTGGCCCGGCTCGACAGGGACGGCTGGCGCGTGCTGGGCCGCGGATCGGCTGCCGTCACCACCGGCGGGCACACCGTGCTGGTCGAGGACGTCGAAGCCGCCCTCGCCGCGCTGCCGGGGGTGCTCGACGTCGCGGTGACCGGGCAGCCGCACCCGCGGTTCGGGCAGGTCGTCACGGCCGTGCTGGTCGTCGAGGACGGCGTCCGCCGACGCGACCTGGCCGGGCGGCTCGGCGCGCTGCCCGCACCCGCCCGCCCGCGCCGGTGGCTGCGCGCGACCACCATCGCGCGCACCGACACCGGCAAGATCCGGCGAGAAGAGATCGCCCGCTCGGCGGACGACCTGCCCCCTCTACCCTGA
- a CDS encoding sigma-70 family RNA polymerase sigma factor, whose product MSAGIASGGNATSQPSAATNVPVGDASVADLLARAANGAQSAWDEIVRRYERLVWSVARSHRLNTADCGDAVQTTWLRLVEHLGAIQEPERLGAWLATTSRRESLRIVTRRQRERRDGADDMLETMPDDGIGVEESLLSSERDATLLRAVRELDDRCQRLLRVLSASPPPRYEAVSEAFGMPIGSIGPTRGRCLQRLKDVLLDMGFNPNDGDDDTKGGDR is encoded by the coding sequence GTGAGCGCCGGTATCGCGTCGGGTGGTAACGCGACGTCGCAGCCGTCGGCCGCGACGAACGTTCCGGTCGGCGACGCCAGCGTCGCGGACCTGCTCGCGCGCGCCGCGAACGGCGCCCAGTCGGCGTGGGACGAGATCGTCCGGCGCTACGAGCGGTTGGTCTGGTCGGTGGCTCGCTCGCACCGGCTCAACACGGCCGACTGCGGCGACGCGGTGCAGACCACCTGGTTGCGCCTCGTCGAGCACCTCGGTGCCATCCAGGAGCCCGAGCGCCTCGGCGCCTGGCTCGCCACGACCTCCAGGCGTGAGTCCCTGCGCATCGTCACCCGGCGCCAGCGCGAACGGCGCGACGGGGCCGACGACATGCTCGAGACCATGCCGGACGACGGCATCGGCGTGGAGGAGTCCCTGCTCAGCAGCGAGCGGGACGCCACCCTGTTGCGCGCCGTGCGAGAGCTGGACGACCGCTGCCAGCGCCTGCTCCGGGTGCTGTCGGCCTCGCCGCCACCGCGGTACGAAGCGGTGTCCGAGGCGTTCGGCATGCCCATCGGCAGTATCGGCCCCACCCGGGGGCGCTGCCTGCAACGACTCAAGGACGTGTTGCTGGACATGGGGTTCAACCCCAACGACGGCGACGACGACACGAAGGGAGGGGACAGATGA
- a CDS encoding ABC transporter ATP-binding protein: MSTIRTRALTKRFRGGQVAVDHLDLDVPEGSVYGFLGPNGSGKTTTIRMVLGLASPTSGAVELFGDAMPAASASALPRVGALIEGPACYPFLTGQENLARLDAADPTSVRRTRSARIDHALDRVGLAAASGKRYRAYSLGMRQRLGIAAALLRPRDLLVLDEPTNGLDPQGTREVRHLIRELADEGTTVFVSSHLLAEVEQICTHAAVLSRGRLVADGEVSALRGSLSSRLVVSTPDGPLAATTLSGLGFTDVLAQDGTVSAAVGDVEPDVACAALVRDGVRVRGLAVERPSLEEAFVALTGEGFDVAE; this comes from the coding sequence TTGAGCACAATCCGCACCCGGGCGTTGACCAAGCGCTTCCGGGGCGGGCAGGTTGCGGTCGACCACCTCGACCTCGACGTGCCCGAGGGCTCGGTCTACGGGTTCCTCGGCCCGAACGGCTCCGGCAAGACCACGACGATCCGGATGGTGCTGGGGCTGGCGTCCCCGACGTCCGGGGCGGTTGAGCTGTTCGGCGACGCCATGCCGGCGGCCTCGGCATCGGCGCTGCCGCGCGTGGGCGCGCTGATCGAGGGACCGGCCTGCTACCCGTTCCTGACCGGGCAGGAGAACCTCGCCCGCCTGGACGCCGCGGACCCGACGTCGGTGCGGCGCACCAGGTCCGCCCGGATCGACCACGCGCTGGACCGGGTGGGGCTCGCCGCGGCGTCCGGCAAGCGCTACCGCGCCTACTCGCTGGGGATGCGGCAGCGCCTCGGCATCGCGGCGGCCCTGCTGCGACCGCGTGACCTGCTCGTCCTCGACGAGCCGACCAACGGCCTGGACCCGCAGGGCACCCGCGAGGTGCGCCACCTGATCCGCGAGCTGGCCGACGAGGGCACCACCGTCTTCGTGTCCAGTCACCTCCTCGCCGAGGTGGAGCAGATCTGCACCCACGCCGCCGTGCTGTCCCGCGGCCGACTCGTCGCGGACGGCGAGGTGTCGGCGCTGCGTGGGTCACTGAGCAGCCGCCTGGTGGTCAGCACGCCCGACGGCCCGTTGGCCGCGACCACGCTCAGCGGTCTGGGGTTCACGGACGTCCTCGCCCAGGACGGCACGGTCAGTGCGGCCGTCGGCGACGTCGAGCCGGACGTGGCGTGCGCCGCCCTGGTCCGCGACGGGGTCCGGGTGCGGGGTCTGGCCGTCGAGCGGCCGTCCCTGGAGGAGGCGTTCGTGGCGCTGACCGGTGAGGGCTTCGATGTCGCGGAGTGA
- a CDS encoding SHOCT domain-containing protein: MMRRRVGRPGLLGMAARTAVVAGTATAVSGSVQRRQAGKAQDQQMAAAEQQQELVDQAAAQAAAQMQAQQQYAPPPAAAPPAEDPMAKLKQLGELHAQGLLTDEEFSAAKAKLLGI, translated from the coding sequence ATGATGCGACGACGAGTGGGACGACCGGGCCTGCTGGGCATGGCGGCCCGGACCGCGGTCGTGGCCGGAACGGCCACCGCGGTCTCGGGCAGCGTGCAGCGACGGCAGGCCGGCAAGGCCCAGGACCAGCAGATGGCCGCTGCCGAGCAGCAGCAGGAGCTGGTCGACCAGGCCGCGGCCCAGGCGGCCGCGCAGATGCAGGCCCAGCAGCAGTACGCGCCGCCGCCAGCCGCGGCTCCGCCGGCCGAGGACCCGATGGCCAAGCTGAAGCAGCTGGGTGAGCTGCACGCCCAGGGCCTGCTGACCGACGAGGAGTTCTCGGCGGCCAAGGCCAAGCTGCTCGGCATCTGA